The genomic interval TACAATTTTTATTATAATTTAGCCAATGCAAAACGCATATAATAATACTCTAAATATCAATTTCAATGGTAACAGAACAACTAATCAATCCTCGCAGTATTGTAATTGTTGGTGCATCAAATGATATTACAAAACCCGGTGGAAAAGTAGTAAAAAATATTCTCGATGGAAACTTCAAAGGCAGTTTATATGCCGTTAACCCTAAGGAAGAAACCATACAAGGTATTAAAAGCTACCATACCGTTCATGAATTACCCCAAACCGATTTAGCCATAATAGCCATAGCCGCAAAATATTGCCTCGAAACAGTTCAAACTCTTGCTCACGAAAAGCAAACACGGGCATTTATCATCCTTTCGGCAGGATTTGCCGAGGAAAGCCCCGAAGGGGCAAAATTGGAAAAGGAAATTCTCAAAGTAATTAACGAAGTAAACGGTTCGCTTATCGGACCCAATTGCATCGGAGTGTTAAACAACAATTACAACGGTATTTTCACCTTGCCTATTCCCAAATTAGATACCCGAGGTGTTGATTTTATTACAGGTTCAGGGGCTACAGCCGTTTTCATCATTGAATCGGGAATGCCCAAAGGGCTTACCTTTTCAAGCATTTATTCCGTAGGGAACTCAGCACAAATGGGTGTTGAAGAAATTCTCGCCTGGCTCGACGAAAGTTTTGATCCCGCCACAAGCTCACGTGTAAAAATTCTCTATCTCGAAAGCATCAAAAAACCCGATTTATTATTAAAGCATGCGGCATCACTTATCCGTAAAGGATGCCGCATTGCTGCCATAAAATCCGGAAGTTCAGATGCCGGAAGCAGGGCTGCCTCTTCACACACAGGTGCTCTTGCCAGCTCCGATGTGGCTGTTGATGCCCTTTTTCGCAAAGCAGGCATCGTCCGTTGTTTCGGAAGAGAAGAACTTGTTACGGTAGCCTGTATTTTTATGCACCCTGTACTCACCGGTAAAAACATGGCAATCATCACCCATGCAGGTGGACCAGCTGTAATGCTTACCGATACATTGTCAAACGGTGGATTAGAAATTCCCCATCTGGAAAGCCCCGAATTGCTTGCAAAACTCTTTTCTGGCTCTTCGGTAGCCAACCCTATTGATTTTTTGGCAACAGGTACTGCTGCCCAGTTGGGCGAAATTATTGACCATGTTGATAAAAAACAGGATGCTATTGATGGTATGGCAGTAATTTTCGGAAGTCCCGGGCTTTTTAAAGTGTACGACGTGTACA from Lentimicrobiaceae bacterium carries:
- a CDS encoding acetate--CoA ligase family protein, with protein sequence MVTEQLINPRSIVIVGASNDITKPGGKVVKNILDGNFKGSLYAVNPKEETIQGIKSYHTVHELPQTDLAIIAIAAKYCLETVQTLAHEKQTRAFIILSAGFAEESPEGAKLEKEILKVINEVNGSLIGPNCIGVLNNNYNGIFTLPIPKLDTRGVDFITGSGATAVFIIESGMPKGLTFSSIYSVGNSAQMGVEEILAWLDESFDPATSSRVKILYLESIKKPDLLLKHAASLIRKGCRIAAIKSGSSDAGSRAASSHTGALASSDVAVDALFRKAGIVRCFGREELVTVACIFMHPVLTGKNMAIITHAGGPAVMLTDTLSNGGLEIPHLESPELLAKLFSGSSVANPIDFLATGTAAQLGEIIDHVDKKQDAIDGMAVIFGSPGLFKVYDVYKTLDEKMKTARKPIFPILPSVVNVKDEIDYFISLGRLYFPEEVIFGNALSKVFSTPAPQPPDIPETGIDHTAIRQVIDNAGDGYITPSEIQRLLDAAGIPRAKEAVVNNVHDAVIQAEAIAFPIVMKVVGPIHKSDVGGVALNIRDAETVEKEFNRMMKIKDATAVLLQPMLKGTELFAGAKYESGFGHLILCGIGGIFIEVLKDISAGLVPIGYDEAQQMLRRLKSYKIIQGVRGQQGVSEEKFIQIICRLSALLRAAPEIIELDLNPLLGQGEMLVAVDARICIKKYNNGN